A stretch of the Aricia agestis chromosome 15, ilAriAges1.1, whole genome shotgun sequence genome encodes the following:
- the LOC121734420 gene encoding uncharacterized protein LOC121734420, with product MPRPISKIWDHFELINTDGKKTARCNFCRKHLGNNATKLRQHLENSCKQCPNDFKVAFEDIPRGDTSQAASHFLSVSSSQLAHSPIFVPTPSSANDSLSPCSFSRALQHDQQSNGPPDNTCMTPEKNKEIDLCFARAIYATGTPFNLLESSFWQKAIAALNPTYTVPSRNSISTSLLDSEYERVRKGTLEIINRAEALVLVMDGWTDINGKGTVKFIVTTPKPFFYKSVYPGSNRENAVYLFTQMKALIDEIGPSKFVAVVTDNTITMKATWRMVEAEYEHIFAVGCASHTLNLLLRDIVKIQKIKDCIDIVTKIIKYIKKRHVELTYFEKIQTEKYGNNKKTLKLTGQTRSGGNYITMMESLLCNREALKATVTCQEINFDRELTQHILTEDLWISVNALHNILKPIFVATTNLESNEALLSQVPEMFEYIRENVYNALSTCELIDNEVERLIIELIGNKQHLVEKPIHYAANILDPKFMGLKLTPAKVAKGQEFIHRYAEIQHKNAGKVMANLAEYRSRSGFYSQVGIWAASDQVEARTWWKGLCDCQILASIAIQLLSIPPSSAASERNWSLFGNTSTCPRNIITTDRLQKLITVRSNIRLLSDNPNDNVYMADDEEYVSSNSHSEDEGEGESVVQEQDNIPKVEEDNEQEIMVQYF from the coding sequence ATGCCCCGACCGATATCCAAGATATGGGATCATTTCGAACTCATAAACACGGATGGCAAGAAAACGGCACGGTGTAACTTTTGCAGAAAACATTTGGGGAATAATGCGACAAAATTGAGGCAACATTTAGAAAACAGCTGTAAACAGTGCCCGAATGATTTTAAAGTAGCCTTTGAAGATATACCTAGAGGAGATACATCACAAGCGGCGTCACATTTCCTTTCAGTGTCTTCCTCGCAGCTGGCCCACAGCCCGATATTTGTGCCGACGCCAAGTTCAGCGAACGATTCACTCTCGCCGTGTTCCTTTTCTCGAGCCTTGCAACATGACCAACAATCAAATGGACCCCCAGATAATACTTGTATGActccagaaaaaaataaagaaatagacCTTTGTTTCGCACGAGCCATTTATGCAACAGGTACGCCATTTAATCTTTTAGAATCCAGTTTTTGGCAAAAAGCAATCGCCGCTCTTAATCCCACGTACACGGTCCCTTCGAGAAACTCGATCAGTACTAGTCTATTAGATTCTGAGTACGAACGTGTACGAAAAGGAACATTAGAAATTATCAATCGAGCAGAAGCTCTTGTTCTGGTGATGGACGGCTGGACTGATATAAATGGTAAAGGTACCGTCAAATTCATAGTGACCACGCCTAAaccgtttttttataaaagcgtATACCCTGGTAGTAACCGTGAAAatgctgtttatttatttacacaaatGAAAGCTTTGATAGATGAAATTGGTCCATCAAAATTTGTCGCAGTGGTTACCGATAATACGATTACAATGAAGGCGACGTGGAGAATGGTTGAAGCGGAGTATGAACATATATTTGCAGTGGGATGCGCGTCACATACGTTGAATTTACTATTAAGAGACATTGTTAAgatacaaaaaattaaagacTGCATTGATATAGTTACCAAAATCATAAAGTACATTAAAAAGCGGCATGTAGAATTAACTTATTTTGAAAAGATACAAACAGAAAAGTATGGAAATAATAAGAAAACTTTAAAACTGACAGGACAAACGCGTTCGGGAGGTAATTATATAACCATGATGGAATCATTGCTTTGCAACCGCGAGGCACTCAAAGCTACTGTAACATGTCAGGAAATAAATTTTGATAGAGAGTTAACGCAACATATACTTACAGAAGACTTATGGATCAGTGTCAAtgcattgcataatattttaaaacctaTTTTCGTGGCTACCACGAATCTAGAATCGAACGAAGCTCTTTTATCGCAAGTGCCAGAGATGTTTGAATATATCAGAGAAAATGTATATAATGCTTTGAGTACTTGTGAATTAATAGATAACGAAGTGGAAAGGCTAATTATAGAATTAATCGGAAATAAACAACATTTGGTCGAGAAGCCAATTCACTATGCTGCCAATATTTTAGACCCAAAATTCATGGGATTAAAACTAACACCTGCGAAAGTAGCGAAAGGCCAAGAATTTATTCATCGATACGCCGAAATACAACATAAAAATGCTGGGAAAGTAATGGCAAACTTAGCTGAATACCGATCAAGAAGTGGTTTTTATAGTCAAGTGGGTATCTGGGCTGCTTCTGATCAAGTCGAAGCGAGAACTTGGTGGAAGGGTCTCTGCGATTGTCAAATATTAGCGTCCATTgcaatacaattattatctaTACCTCCGTCATCTGCTGCCAGTGAACGCAATTGGTCACTTTTTGGGAACACGTCAACTTGTCCCAGAAACATCATTACTACTGACAGGCTCCAGAAGCTGATTACAGTAAGATCTAACATTAGACTATTATCTGATAATCCAAATGATAACGTTTATATGGCAGATGATGAAGAATATGTTAGTTCAAACAGCCATTCTGAAGACGAAGGAGAAGGAGAAAGTGTTGTCCAAGAGCAAGACAACATTCCTAAAGTAGAGGAAGACAATGAGCAGGAAATAAtggtacaatatttttaa